ATCATGGAACAAATTATCATAATTAATAATGCTCAAGAAAAACTACGTAATATTAAAAAAATAATCGCTCAGGAATTGCAATTTGATCGCCTCAAAAATTCTGCGATCGCCACACTTCCTCGATTAATTACAGTAGCTACTTTATTTATCCCTCGTTTGGGATTAGTAGATCCAGTCATCATAGAAAAATTTGGGAACTCAGAAACTAAAATTTCATTGACTGATTTACAATCAAAAATTGATAGTTGGATTGAATGGGGTTATTTTTTGCAAGCAATAGCGGCTGATATTCTCAGTGACGTTAAATTAGTGAATCAACTAAATTCTGATATTAGTCATCCAAGTATACCTAGTGAATTCAAAACACTTGCTGAAAGTTTAAAGATTAGCTTAGACTTGAAAAAATCTCATATTTTACGAAATCAAATTCCGCAGATTGGAAATTATCAAAAACAACTATTACAGTTACAAGAAAAATTAAATTATATTTTTAATACTATTAAAAACAGTCGTAGCTTATTAAATATTTTATTAGGTGTATCAGCTTTTTATGGTAAATCTGGCTTCGCTCTAGAGTGGTTAGACGACGACCACGAATTAATTATATCGAGTGAAGGAAAATTTCAAGAATTGACAGATATTCTCAATGATTGTGATTTTTTTCAAGAACAAATTTCTACTTTAATAATTCAGGGCGACACTTTAATAGAAGAGGCAGAAGAAGCCCTAAAAAATATTGAACAAAAAATTAATAAAGAACCAATTCTTAGCCAGAAAGCAGAAATATCTCCAAACTTTTCAACGCCAAAAATAGTACGTTCAGCTTTGCTCATAGCCTCAAGTTTATTAATCTTGGGTTTTTGTGGTTGGAAAATTCAACAGCAAAGTCCACAATTGCAGCAGATGAGTCTAAGTTTAACTCAAGAAGGAAGTGCGTTCGTCGCAGACGATGGCGGAGCCATCGCTAACTTTAAATCTGCTCAAAAACTTGGTATGGAGGCTGCTTCTCTGGTTCAGAAGCCACCGCATCCTCTAAAAGTCTGGCAACAGGCACAAAACAAATGGCATCAGGCAATCATCTTGTTAGATAGCATTCCTCACAATACATCAGTCTATGATCAAGCAAAAAAGAAATTGGCTTACTATCAGATTAACTATAAATCTATCAGTCAAAGAGTGTTGATTGAAAAGAAAGCCTTAGCAAACTTAGAGTCAGCCCAAAAACTGGCAATAGAAGCTAATTTATTTGTTACAAATTCACCTCATTCACAACAAAGTCGGCAGCAAGCACAAGATAAATGGCAGCAAGCAATAAATTTATTACAAGCAATTCCAGAAAGTACATTTGTCTCTGTACAGGCTAAAGAAACGCTTCCTATTTATAAAACTAATTATGCGGCTATCAGTCAAATATAAAAGTCCTAAATCATTCGTTAAATATTAGATCCCCGACTTCTTAAAGAAGTCGGGGATCTGGACACCGTGAATTTTCACAAATCAGATAACAATTACACCTTAGAACGGTCAGTTAAAATCTCATAACCTGTCTCTGTCACCAAAACTGTATGCTCAAACTGAGCCGACAAAGAATTATCCATAGTGACTGCTGTCCAACGGTCAGATAATGTCCGCGTGTGTCTAGAACCTGCATTTAAAATTGGCTCAATTGCCAGCGTCATTCCCGCACGGAGTTTAACATTTGGCATCTCACGAGTACGATAGTTAAATACTGAAGGTTCTTCGTGCAGATTACGACCGACACCGTGTCCAGTGAACTCTTCCACTATACTAAAACCGTTAGCTTTCACATGGTCTTCAATTGCTCCAGCTAAGTCAAGCAGGTATACACCAGCCTTAACCTGTTCAATACCTTTATATAAAGCTTCTTCTGCTACGCGAATTAATTTTGCAGCTTCTTGTGTCACTTCACCAACAGCAATTGAAATGCAAGAATCACCATGAAAACCTTGGTAATAAGCGCCCGTATCTACTTTTAATACATCACCGACGCGAATCACTTTCTTGGGACTAGGAATACCGTGTACTGCTTCATTATTAATACTGGAGCAAATAGAACCAGGAAAACCGTGATATCCTTTAAAACTCGGTGTCGCACCCATTTCACGGATACGTTTTTCGGCATAAGTATCTAAATCAGCCGTTGTCATTCCTGGCTTTACTAGCTCGGCAATTTCTTTTAAGACAGTTGCCACAATTAATGCTGATTGCCGCATGATTTCAATTTCACGCGGCGATTTAATTTCAATTCCTCGGCGCTGTTTTTTTGCAGTTGCAGGCTGAGTTGTTTGAGAAAGTAAGTTACTGAAAATGTTCATAGGAAATTAATAATTACTGGTGGCCTTACTGCTAAAGTATCAATGCTTTCTCTAGATTACTTGAGAAATAATATCTATAATTTGAGTTATTTTAATTCCTGATAGGAATTCTTCGAGTTTAGGCGCTAACGTATATAGAATAACACATTCGCATACTCTCAATGTGTTGGAGTTGCATCAAAAGTGCCCTAAGTTATTTTTCACTGCACACTATGAAATTTAGCTAAATTATCTTTAATTGAAACATTAGACTGCTGCCAAATACTGAGGCTAATAATTTTGATTTTTTAACTCTTGATGGCAATCTCTCCAGTCATACCGGCTTCTGTATGTCCCGGTATTGTACAACGTAAGCCATAATTACCAGATTTTAGAGGCACAAATACCCATTCTGCCTCTGCACCTGGCTTGAGTTCTAGCTCGTGAATGGCTC
This Nostoc sp. C052 DNA region includes the following protein-coding sequences:
- the map gene encoding type I methionyl aminopeptidase, producing MNIFSNLLSQTTQPATAKKQRRGIEIKSPREIEIMRQSALIVATVLKEIAELVKPGMTTADLDTYAEKRIREMGATPSFKGYHGFPGSICSSINNEAVHGIPSPKKVIRVGDVLKVDTGAYYQGFHGDSCISIAVGEVTQEAAKLIRVAEEALYKGIEQVKAGVYLLDLAGAIEDHVKANGFSIVEEFTGHGVGRNLHEEPSVFNYRTREMPNVKLRAGMTLAIEPILNAGSRHTRTLSDRWTAVTMDNSLSAQFEHTVLVTETGYEILTDRSKV